A section of the Spirochaetota bacterium genome encodes:
- a CDS encoding dual specificity protein phosphatase family protein translates to MMKNNDNTDLMILSEIRFGFLHTYRVAGMGEPWSMKIDKTLQLLREQGIGAILTLTEDDLYGKRYQDAGFMHFHEPIDDARAPTMEGMDRSIEFINSSLQKELGVVVHCVEGRGRTGIVLCAWLGLTEGLGPKGAILRVFELRSHTVLSPVQRSFIYQYLDNRHI, encoded by the coding sequence ATGATGAAAAACAATGATAACACTGATCTTATGATATTGAGTGAGATTCGTTTTGGTTTTCTGCATACTTACAGAGTAGCAGGAATGGGAGAGCCCTGGTCTATGAAGATTGATAAAACTCTGCAATTATTGAGGGAACAGGGGATTGGCGCAATATTAACCCTAACTGAGGATGATCTTTATGGGAAGAGGTATCAGGACGCTGGATTTATGCATTTTCATGAACCGATTGATGATGCCAGAGCGCCTACAATGGAAGGGATGGACCGTTCTATTGAATTTATCAATTCCAGTCTCCAGAAGGAGCTAGGTGTTGTAGTTCACTGCGTTGAGGGACGAGGTAGAACTGGTATTGTGCTTTGCGCATGGTTGGGTTTGACTGAAGGTTTGGGTCCCAAAGGCGCTATTTTACGAGTGTTTGAGTTACGGAGCCATACGGTTCTCTCGCCAGTTCAGCGTTCATTTATTTATCAATATTTGGATAATAGGCACATATAA
- a CDS encoding DnaJ domain-containing protein: MMRMSYHDEFGNFVDYYEILNIPYQANKSQVRTAFCNLVKIYHPDISKKNSDDERKKIDLIIKGYKVLIDDSLRLEYNKHLFDRKRYSDEGYVYVPKTRIKFSISLKDLVVSRLLNRKMKREDRIYNFGQDVEIFVTPGEIRRGAIAFIELPSRIPCPLCFGDDSYCRICQGLGRISNTSTIEVKIPPGTKNGTTLNIDLMKIRLHRLTTFTMKNLIIKISIIGKGNRQAYS, translated from the coding sequence ATGATGAGGATGTCTTATCATGATGAATTTGGAAATTTTGTCGATTATTATGAGATATTGAATATACCCTATCAGGCAAACAAATCGCAGGTGAGGACAGCATTCTGCAATCTTGTAAAGATCTACCATCCGGATATATCCAAAAAAAATAGCGATGACGAAAGAAAAAAAATAGATCTTATAATTAAGGGTTATAAGGTTCTTATTGATGACAGCCTGAGGCTAGAGTACAATAAACACCTCTTTGACAGAAAGCGCTATAGCGATGAGGGTTATGTTTATGTGCCCAAAACAAGGATAAAATTCTCCATCTCTCTCAAGGATCTTGTTGTGTCGAGACTTCTCAACAGGAAGATGAAACGTGAGGATAGAATTTATAATTTTGGTCAGGATGTGGAAATATTTGTTACTCCAGGAGAAATTAGGAGGGGCGCTATAGCATTTATTGAACTACCATCAAGAATACCCTGTCCTTTGTGCTTTGGGGATGATTCATACTGCCGAATTTGTCAGGGTCTTGGACGAATTTCAAACACATCCACTATAGAGGTAAAGATTCCACCGGGCACGAAAAACGGCACAACCCTAAATATCGATCTAATGAAGATTAGACTACATAGATTAACAACCTTTACTATGAAGAATCTAATAATTAAAATATCAATAATCGGAAAAGGTAATAGGCAGGCTTATTCCTGA
- a CDS encoding nitroreductase — protein MDLIEALQTRKSIRAFKPDPVPQKVIKEILGIACRAPSAMNIQPWEFLVLTGNILEEIGKENVKLLNSGTPPSPEHLVVGWTNESVYRLRQVGLAKQLFRLMDIPREDKVKRAWWLERGFRHFDAPVSIVILTDRSLVESTPLLDLGAVMQNICLAAMGFNLGTCIEDQSVMYPQVLRKAAGIPDSKRIIIGIAIGYPDMDFPANRVESAREPVDNITTWCGYD, from the coding sequence ATGGACTTAATAGAGGCATTACAGACAAGAAAGAGTATCAGGGCTTTTAAACCTGATCCTGTCCCCCAAAAGGTTATTAAGGAAATCCTGGGAATAGCCTGCCGTGCTCCATCAGCGATGAATATACAGCCATGGGAATTTTTAGTGCTAACTGGTAATATACTTGAAGAGATTGGGAAGGAGAATGTCAAACTGCTCAACTCAGGAACCCCTCCCAGTCCAGAGCATCTGGTTGTGGGTTGGACCAATGAAAGTGTATACCGGTTGAGACAGGTAGGACTGGCCAAGCAGCTCTTCCGACTCATGGATATACCCAGAGAAGACAAAGTGAAAAGGGCATGGTGGTTGGAACGCGGATTTCGACACTTTGATGCCCCTGTCTCAATTGTTATATTAACAGATCGATCACTGGTTGAATCTACCCCGCTATTAGATCTTGGAGCAGTGATGCAGAACATCTGCCTTGCAGCAATGGGCTTTAACCTAGGCACATGCATAGAGGATCAGAGTGTAATGTACCCTCAGGTATTAAGAAAAGCCGCGGGTATACCAGACTCAAAGCGAATAATTATCGGCATAGCCATTGGATATCCTGATATGGATTTTCCTGCAAACAGGGTAGAGAGCGCTAGGGAGCCTGTGGATAACATCACAACGTGGTGCGGCTATGACTAA
- a CDS encoding UbiA-like polyprenyltransferase has product MKLKIFIQLIRIDQTLFTLPFAYLGLLFAGGDEIYTWIWVTIALVSASTLGLLLNQLIDLNKDAKNPRKNRILISNREVKKPSVWSLAIFLSLILIFSAYMINRLCFHLSFVAILGLVIFPFIKRINIVSHFYLGIIQASSIIGGYLAVTSRFDIIPLLILSIAIFMWMSGLDIIYSLKDVEFDKDKGPIPISARYGMGKASMISSILYVFAMIALIIAGVLTSRGTAYWVSIISVAIIFYKQQFLIRNRDFEIAIVEFIQINHMIPAILFIGTFIDVMIK; this is encoded by the coding sequence ATGAAATTGAAAATATTTATTCAGCTTATTCGAATTGATCAAACCCTATTTACTCTTCCTTTTGCTTATTTGGGATTACTATTTGCTGGAGGAGATGAGATATATACCTGGATATGGGTCACAATTGCATTGGTATCCGCAAGCACACTTGGGTTGTTATTAAACCAGTTAATTGATTTGAATAAAGATGCAAAGAATCCCAGAAAAAATAGAATATTGATTTCAAATAGGGAGGTAAAAAAACCAAGCGTTTGGAGCTTGGCCATTTTTCTATCCCTTATACTCATCTTTTCCGCCTATATGATCAATAGATTATGTTTTCATCTATCATTTGTTGCAATCCTTGGATTGGTCATTTTTCCATTTATTAAAAGAATTAATATTGTATCACATTTTTATTTAGGCATTATTCAAGCGTCATCTATTATTGGAGGATATTTGGCGGTTACCTCTAGATTTGACATAATTCCCCTCTTGATTCTGAGTATTGCCATTTTCATGTGGATGTCAGGGCTTGATATCATCTATTCTCTTAAGGATGTTGAGTTCGATAAAGATAAAGGTCCTATCCCAATCTCAGCAAGATATGGGATGGGCAAAGCATCGATGATCTCATCTATATTATATGTTTTTGCAATGATTGCGCTAATTATAGCTGGTGTATTAACTTCAAGAGGTACTGCCTACTGGGTTTCTATTATTAGCGTTGCAATAATCTTTTATAAACAGCAATTCTTAATCAGAAATAGGGATTTCGAGATTGCAATTGTGGAATTCATTCAAATAAACCATATGATACCAGCAATACTCTTCATTGGCACATTCATAGACGTAATGATTAAGTAA
- a CDS encoding aminotransferase class V-fold PLP-dependent enzyme has translation MSPDFEDYRSQFPVIKKYVYLNHAAISAPSLRAAEAFSNISNQFSYYGIKGYDGWMKRVEEVRGLFAGLINAHPAEIAFVGNTSEGLGYVAEGIRWMEGDEVLIPVPEFPSNVYPWLNLERKGVKTTFIRRCNGRFRVNDIEKAISPKVRLISVSYVDFMFGFRCDLEAIGDLCRRKGILLCVDAIQGLGIIPLDVKKCGIHFLATGGYKWLMSAMGIGGLYISSEAKEIIHPVFVGWKSMLKDEDFFGIEFDVKPNALGFEPGNMNIAGICALGAAIELIDEVGINNIRERVFAINNLFLEGLQKRNFQIVTSMDRDDRSGILSFLPHSDPNPLYSYLTTKNILVALRNNIIRISPHFYNNERDIENFMNALDDYSG, from the coding sequence ATGTCACCTGACTTTGAAGACTACCGTTCCCAATTTCCAGTTATCAAAAAATATGTTTATCTTAATCATGCCGCCATTTCTGCACCTTCGCTTAGGGCAGCCGAAGCATTCAGTAATATAAGCAATCAATTCAGTTATTATGGTATAAAGGGCTATGATGGATGGATGAAGAGGGTCGAGGAGGTACGCGGGCTCTTTGCAGGCCTTATCAATGCCCATCCGGCTGAGATTGCCTTTGTTGGCAACACTTCAGAGGGGCTTGGTTATGTTGCGGAAGGGATAAGATGGATGGAGGGGGATGAAGTGCTGATACCAGTTCCTGAATTTCCTTCAAATGTCTATCCTTGGCTTAATCTTGAGAGAAAGGGTGTAAAGACTACATTTATCAGGCGTTGTAATGGACGCTTCCGTGTGAATGATATAGAGAAGGCCATCTCCCCGAAGGTGAGACTCATATCTGTTAGTTATGTTGATTTTATGTTTGGTTTCCGATGTGATTTAGAAGCTATAGGCGATCTCTGTCGCAGAAAGGGAATATTGCTATGCGTGGATGCTATTCAAGGCTTGGGAATTATTCCATTAGATGTTAAAAAATGTGGTATTCATTTTCTCGCAACCGGGGGTTATAAATGGCTTATGAGCGCCATGGGCATTGGAGGTCTCTATATCTCCAGTGAAGCAAAAGAGATCATTCACCCGGTCTTTGTTGGATGGAAGAGTATGCTCAAGGATGAAGATTTCTTTGGAATCGAGTTTGATGTAAAGCCCAATGCCCTTGGTTTCGAGCCTGGCAACATGAATATTGCTGGCATATGCGCATTAGGAGCGGCTATTGAGCTGATTGATGAGGTTGGAATAAATAACATAAGGGAAAGGGTGTTTGCCATAAATAATCTCTTTTTGGAAGGATTGCAAAAAAGAAATTTTCAAATAGTCACATCAATGGATAGAGATGATCGTTCTGGAATTCTAAGCTTTCTACCTCATTCTGATCCCAACCCTCTTTACAGTTATTTAACCACGAAAAATATCCTAGTTGCCCTTAGGAATAATATAATAAGGATTTCACCCCATTTCTATAATAATGAGAGGGATATTGAAAATTTTATGAACGCATTAGATGATTATAGTGGATAA
- a CDS encoding permease, giving the protein MDILESEVTLNYKRNAIKIILVFSFLFVVVDYIYKTVKDITYLDRSKCLVYQLLPKTGFLFFEYFIELTIVVFIGIYIAALLEKYFMRYRRFFPSNPVTAFFYASVLPVCACSAIPLVKTMEGKMNLKTLIPFSVAAPLLNPYIIILSFNVLGMEYALLRIGSSFILALSAGYVLELLKKKDTVAARSLNICNAKACMVMEEDIYIKTYSIFKTIIPYLVIGGSVGIVLDLASSKTMHLTSLISNSFLGNVSIIIFGIPFYLCNGTDVLLLKPLLCSGINIGTGIAFSLTSTSICITSIFMLLKFIGKRLTFLLIGNIIVVTLVLSQIINLYFG; this is encoded by the coding sequence ATGGATATACTGGAAAGCGAAGTGACTCTGAATTATAAGAGAAATGCAATTAAAATTATATTGGTGTTTTCTTTTCTGTTCGTAGTAGTAGACTATATATATAAAACAGTGAAAGATATTACCTACCTTGACAGGTCGAAATGTTTAGTTTATCAACTGCTCCCTAAAACAGGTTTTTTATTCTTTGAGTATTTTATTGAATTAACCATTGTTGTCTTTATTGGCATATATATTGCTGCATTGCTTGAAAAGTATTTTATGAGATATAGGAGATTCTTCCCTTCCAATCCTGTAACAGCATTCTTCTACGCCTCTGTATTGCCTGTATGCGCCTGTTCTGCAATACCTCTAGTAAAGACAATGGAAGGTAAAATGAATTTAAAAACTCTGATCCCCTTCTCGGTTGCGGCCCCACTTTTGAATCCCTATATAATAATACTATCCTTTAACGTTCTCGGCATGGAGTATGCTCTTTTAAGAATTGGCTCTTCATTTATTCTTGCCCTATCAGCAGGATATGTGTTGGAGCTTTTAAAGAAAAAAGACACCGTGGCTGCAAGGAGCCTGAACATATGCAACGCAAAAGCCTGCATGGTGATGGAGGAAGATATATACATAAAAACCTATTCAATATTCAAAACAATAATACCCTATCTTGTTATTGGAGGAAGTGTCGGTATAGTATTAGATCTTGCTTCCTCAAAGACGATGCACTTAACATCTTTAATAAGTAATTCATTTTTGGGGAATGTATCAATAATCATTTTCGGAATCCCATTCTATTTATGTAACGGAACAGATGTTTTATTATTAAAACCTCTACTCTGTTCGGGGATAAATATTGGAACCGGCATAGCATTCTCTTTAACATCTACATCTATATGCATTACTTCAATATTTATGTTGCTCAAATTCATAGGAAAGAGGTTAACATTCCTGTTGATTGGGAATATCATAGTTGTAACTTTAGTTTTGAGCCAAATAATAAATCTATATTTTGGTTAA
- a CDS encoding lysophospholipid acyltransferase family protein, protein MKSVINLLYSWICFVFFTILTIIGGIISLLSLIFNPGGDISFYTMKGWAKIILWFCRIKVTVWGLENINKEITQIFASNHLSHLDILLLSSIIPVKFGWIAKKELFKLPIIGWHMKANNYIAVDRENTKKALQSFYKSAEKIKNGSRVAIFPEGTRSREGELQPFKKGVFHLCARTGVPIVPIYIDGTYEALLPDTFRVHPSKVYVNIGKEIKTTGNTKGSEIKTLMNDLRESIINLQSDITEYKKSSNTNRSLFN, encoded by the coding sequence ATGAAATCAGTGATTAATTTGCTATATTCCTGGATTTGCTTTGTATTCTTTACCATCCTAACAATTATAGGTGGGATTATATCCCTTTTATCTCTAATATTCAATCCAGGAGGAGACATTTCCTTTTATACGATGAAAGGATGGGCAAAAATTATACTCTGGTTTTGCAGAATAAAGGTAACCGTTTGGGGACTGGAAAACATAAATAAGGAAATAACCCAGATCTTTGCATCAAATCATCTAAGTCATTTAGATATATTGCTTCTATCTTCAATAATCCCTGTAAAATTCGGGTGGATTGCGAAGAAGGAATTATTTAAATTACCTATTATTGGATGGCATATGAAAGCCAATAACTATATAGCAGTTGATAGGGAAAACACAAAAAAGGCACTACAGAGTTTCTATAAATCTGCTGAGAAGATTAAGAATGGATCAAGAGTGGCAATATTTCCTGAGGGAACACGAAGCCGGGAAGGGGAATTACAACCATTTAAAAAGGGTGTTTTTCATCTATGTGCAAGAACAGGTGTTCCGATTGTTCCCATCTATATTGATGGCACTTACGAGGCATTATTGCCGGATACTTTTAGGGTACATCCTAGTAAAGTTTATGTTAATATTGGGAAGGAGATAAAGACTACTGGCAACACAAAGGGGTCTGAGATCAAGACTTTGATGAATGACCTCAGAGAGAGTATAATAAATTTACAATCGGATATTACAGAATATAAAAAATCTTCTAACACAAACAGATCATTATTTAATTAG
- a CDS encoding secondary thiamine-phosphate synthase enzyme YjbQ: MAVITDYITVSTKGRRDVIDITQKIQNIISKNSVNDGIVVVFVSGSTAALTTIEYEPGLTKDISIFLERILPYGDHYHHHNTWHDDNGAAHLQAALIGPSITVPFVNGTLTLGTWQQVILIDCDTRQRNRKIVVQIIY, from the coding sequence ATGGCGGTTATCACTGATTATATTACAGTTTCGACTAAAGGCAGGAGAGATGTTATTGATATCACACAAAAGATTCAAAACATTATTTCCAAGAATAGTGTAAACGATGGCATTGTTGTGGTTTTTGTCTCTGGTTCAACAGCTGCATTAACTACCATTGAATATGAACCTGGATTAACCAAGGATATAAGCATCTTCCTCGAAAGAATCCTTCCCTATGGAGATCACTATCATCATCATAACACTTGGCATGATGATAATGGCGCCGCGCACCTGCAGGCAGCACTCATAGGACCATCCATTACAGTGCCCTTTGTCAATGGAACCCTTACTCTCGGCACCTGGCAACAAGTGATTCTAATCGATTGTGATACAAGACAACGAAATAGAAAGATTGTTGTACAGATAATCTATTAG
- a CDS encoding HD domain-containing protein, whose translation MNNEKDRLNEIIRLGTELNSIQDMDMLLERILLEARTVTNADAGSIYIRNGKYLIFKYSQNETKQKQLPFGKKLPYTNFKILINAESIAGYVATTGNILNIPDVNAISDNEPYSFDCTYDEKSDYNTQSMLTVPMMTNRGDIIGVLQIINAKDSEDNVVSFSRDDEPFVLHFANTASIVLQRTQMTRALLHRMIRMAELRDPKETGPHINRVATYAVELYERWAMYKCVPKCEIDKNRDILRMAAMLHDVGKVAISDLILKKPTRLTTEEYEVMKTHTYMGARLLGDKQSDFDEIAAVVSLTHHENWDGTGYPGYIDVNTGEVLERDGKGRPLPLKGEEIPIYGRVVALADVYDALSSKRVYKDAWEEEDVIKEIKSLSGKKFDPDLVSVFLDCLYLLKSIRQRYPDND comes from the coding sequence ATGAATAATGAAAAAGATCGTCTTAATGAGATTATTCGTTTAGGCACTGAACTCAACAGCATTCAGGATATGGATATGTTGCTTGAACGGATACTTCTTGAAGCGAGAACCGTAACAAATGCGGATGCTGGATCAATCTACATCCGTAATGGTAAATACCTCATATTTAAATACTCACAAAACGAAACGAAACAGAAACAACTTCCCTTTGGGAAGAAACTTCCCTATACTAATTTTAAGATTTTAATTAATGCTGAATCAATAGCGGGTTATGTTGCGACTACGGGAAATATATTGAACATCCCTGATGTTAATGCTATCTCCGATAATGAGCCCTATAGCTTTGATTGTACATATGATGAAAAATCAGATTATAATACACAATCAATGCTTACTGTCCCTATGATGACTAATCGCGGCGATATTATTGGCGTGCTTCAGATCATAAATGCAAAGGACAGCGAAGATAACGTAGTTTCATTTTCTAGGGATGATGAACCCTTTGTGCTTCACTTTGCGAATACTGCTAGTATTGTTCTCCAAAGAACACAGATGACGAGGGCGCTTTTGCATCGAATGATCAGAATGGCTGAGTTGCGTGATCCAAAAGAAACAGGGCCTCATATTAACCGTGTAGCCACCTATGCTGTGGAGCTGTATGAACGTTGGGCGATGTATAAGTGTGTTCCCAAATGTGAGATTGATAAGAACAGGGATATTTTGCGAATGGCTGCAATGCTGCATGATGTGGGAAAGGTAGCGATATCTGATCTGATCCTAAAAAAGCCGACAAGATTAACAACCGAGGAGTATGAAGTCATGAAGACTCATACCTATATGGGCGCTCGTCTATTAGGGGATAAACAGTCTGATTTTGACGAGATCGCGGCAGTAGTGTCATTAACTCATCATGAGAACTGGGATGGCACGGGATATCCTGGTTATATTGATGTGAATACTGGAGAGGTTTTGGAAAGGGATGGTAAAGGACGGCCATTGCCCCTTAAGGGGGAGGAGATACCCATTTATGGAAGAGTAGTCGCCCTTGCAGATGTTTATGACGCTCTCTCATCCAAACGAGTTTATAAGGATGCTTGGGAGGAGGAGGATGTTATCAAGGAGATAAAGTCTCTTTCTGGGAAAAAATTTGATCCTGATCTGGTAAGTGTATTCTTAGACTGTCTGTATCTGTTGAAATCTATTAGACAACGATATCCGGACAATGATTAA
- a CDS encoding IMP cyclohydrolase has protein sequence MSDYKKSYKTIMDDHFPDSLTIEFGDQRLLYKKRTWKIEDKGSMVEKGLRYGENPGQEAAMYQLVNGNLVLGECRFIEPGNSIISCIDESMMLQSGKHPGKINLTDIDNSLNVLKFLMSKPAAVIVKHNNPCGVAYGSTIVEAYDRAYKADRIAAFGGCVTLNRPVDKEAAELISKHYIEVIVAPDYIEGAFDILKKRKNLRIVKIERIDSLEKYKALRFVDFKSLIDGGIIVQQSPLNRIITKEDLKPAVAEYKGKSYNIDRLPTDGEYDDLLFGWNVEQGVTSNSVLFVNDLVTVGIGTGEQDRVGVVEIAIYKAYTKYADQLCFDKFGIPYKELEREVDNGIRERSVILNIDNETRDAKGGLVGSSMVSDAFFPFRDGVDVGIKEGITSIVQPGGSDRDFEAIMACNEANPKVTMVFTDQRAFKH, from the coding sequence ATGAGTGACTATAAAAAATCATATAAAACTATAATGGATGACCATTTCCCAGATTCCCTTACAATTGAGTTTGGTGACCAGAGGCTGTTGTATAAAAAGAGGACATGGAAGATTGAAGATAAAGGGAGTATGGTTGAGAAAGGATTGCGATATGGCGAGAATCCTGGTCAGGAAGCGGCAATGTACCAGTTGGTAAATGGGAATCTAGTTTTGGGTGAATGCAGGTTTATTGAACCTGGCAATTCTATTATTAGTTGTATTGATGAAAGCATGATGTTGCAATCTGGGAAACATCCTGGAAAGATAAACCTTACGGACATTGATAATTCACTCAATGTTTTAAAATTTCTTATGTCCAAACCGGCTGCAGTAATCGTAAAGCACAATAACCCATGCGGCGTGGCCTATGGTTCCACAATCGTTGAAGCCTACGATAGGGCATATAAAGCTGATAGAATCGCTGCTTTTGGAGGATGTGTTACCTTAAATCGACCAGTAGATAAAGAGGCAGCTGAACTCATATCCAAACACTATATTGAGGTGATCGTTGCACCTGATTATATTGAAGGCGCCTTTGATATTTTAAAAAAAAGAAAAAATTTGCGAATTGTTAAGATTGAAAGGATAGATAGCCTTGAAAAATACAAGGCCCTGCGTTTTGTTGATTTCAAATCTCTCATAGATGGTGGAATAATTGTTCAGCAATCACCACTAAACAGGATTATCACCAAAGAAGACCTAAAGCCTGCAGTTGCCGAATATAAGGGCAAATCCTATAATATCGATAGACTCCCAACTGATGGAGAGTATGATGACCTCTTATTTGGATGGAATGTTGAACAGGGAGTGACATCAAACTCAGTTCTATTTGTAAATGATTTAGTAACGGTTGGCATTGGTACAGGAGAGCAGGATCGGGTTGGTGTTGTTGAAATTGCCATATATAAGGCATACACAAAATATGCAGACCAACTATGCTTCGATAAATTTGGGATACCCTATAAGGAGCTTGAGAGAGAAGTTGATAATGGCATTAGGGAAAGATCTGTTATTCTCAATATTGATAATGAGACCAGGGATGCAAAGGGTGGATTAGTTGGGTCATCTATGGTTTCTGATGCCTTTTTCCCCTTCAGAGACGGAGTTGATGTTGGGATAAAGGAGGGGATTACCTCAATAGTACAGCCCGGAGGATCAGACCGAGATTTCGAAGCGATAATGGCTTGCAACGAAGCAAATCCCAAGGTTACTATGGTATTTACCGATCAAAGGGCTTTCAAACACTAA
- a CDS encoding CoA transferase, whose protein sequence is MQRLPLQGIRVVDFCHVWAGPHATHWLSTMGAEVIKVESELRPDLTRHYYSMGRKLIPGMNKSVDFAVFNYGKKSCTLNMTHSKAREIAKEIIEISDVVTENFGGPVMDRWGLGYQDLKELKSDIIMYSGSGFGRTGPYNNFPAYAPIVDAFCGFTSMNGYYKSEPLPFGVGGWTDIAAAQHGAFSILVALYHRSKTGEGQYIDLSMTEMACATLPYPAMDYAINKRVQERQGNRDNLIAPHGCYPCKSDDEWIAIAVSNEDEWRAFCIATGHPEWEVDKRFNNNLNRWKNQKELDQLISEWTKDHTQNDVMGLLLKAGVMAGASLKINGVIEDQNLNKRGFFIDVDQADMGTVRIARLPWKMSNTLQKDNVHTPSLGEHNDYVFGELLGMTDDEISKLKAEQVIQ, encoded by the coding sequence ATGCAAAGACTTCCGCTTCAAGGAATAAGGGTTGTAGATTTCTGCCACGTTTGGGCTGGACCTCATGCTACACATTGGTTGTCTACCATGGGAGCGGAGGTTATAAAGGTTGAAAGCGAACTTCGCCCAGATTTAACAAGACATTATTATTCTATGGGCAGGAAGCTTATTCCTGGGATGAACAAAAGCGTTGATTTCGCTGTATTTAACTATGGAAAGAAGAGCTGTACACTCAATATGACACACTCAAAAGCCAGGGAGATCGCTAAAGAAATTATCGAGATTAGCGATGTAGTCACCGAAAATTTTGGAGGTCCTGTGATGGACCGCTGGGGATTGGGATATCAAGATCTAAAAGAGCTTAAATCCGATATTATCATGTATTCTGGTTCAGGTTTCGGTAGAACAGGGCCTTACAATAATTTCCCAGCTTATGCTCCTATTGTGGACGCATTTTGTGGATTTACATCTATGAATGGCTATTATAAAAGCGAACCACTTCCCTTTGGTGTAGGCGGATGGACAGATATAGCTGCGGCACAGCATGGAGCATTTTCAATCCTTGTTGCGTTATATCATCGCTCAAAGACTGGGGAAGGGCAATATATTGACCTTTCAATGACTGAGATGGCATGCGCTACCCTTCCATATCCTGCAATGGATTATGCAATAAATAAAAGAGTACAAGAAAGGCAAGGGAATCGTGATAACCTTATTGCGCCTCATGGATGTTATCCATGTAAGAGTGACGACGAGTGGATCGCCATAGCTGTCTCCAATGAAGATGAATGGAGAGCCTTCTGCATCGCTACAGGTCATCCTGAATGGGAAGTGGATAAGAGATTCAACAATAATCTGAATCGATGGAAGAACCAAAAGGAACTCGATCAATTGATATCTGAATGGACAAAAGATCATACACAAAATGATGTAATGGGGTTATTGCTAAAAGCTGGAGTAATGGCAGGCGCCTCTCTCAAGATTAACGGGGTGATTGAGGATCAAAACCTGAACAAAAGGGGATTCTTCATAGATGTTGACCAGGCTGACATGGGAACGGTTAGAATCGCTCGTTTACCATGGAAGATGAGCAATACATTACAGAAAGACAATGTACATACCCCCTCTCTTGGTGAGCATAATGATTACGTCTTTGGGGAGTTGTTGGGGATGACAGATGATGAGATATCCAAACTTAAGGCTGAGCAGGTCATTCAGTAA